Part of the Juglans regia cultivar Chandler chromosome 14, Walnut 2.0, whole genome shotgun sequence genome, ATCATGTTAACCATCCTCGTCTAGATCATTCAACCCAAATCTCAGAACCAGTATCCCAACAGCAAGAGGCACGAATGTATATACCATATAGTCTTTGCGTTCTTAAACTGTAAATACTGCTACTTGGAACTTTCTGAACTGGTGCCAGCCTCTTAGTTGGTGCTATCTGGTTGCTGCCCGAGATGCCTTAAAAGACTTTTTTAAGTGCTGATGTTTGCTGTTTCTATCATTGTTGTGCTGCTATCTTTGGTCTAAAACAGAAACATATTGCTTTCTTtggttattgttgttgttgttgtcgtCATTTCTTATTTGGTACCGTTGCTGCTCGAGTCGTTCCTGGTTGCGCCTAGTTGCTGCTACTACAGTGTGGTTTTACTGTACTTGCTGGTTCTTTTGTATTCCAGATATATTGTTGGCGATTCTATTGTTTTATTACTATTACTGTTAGTAAACTTTACAGTGGGTTTGGTGTTCTGGGTTGCTTGTTACTTGCTATACGAGTTTGCTGTTGTTTGTTGTTTATGTTGCTATTATTTGTGTTGATGCTGTCAAACTGTACTGCTGGTTGCTGTCTTTGGTGGTGATTGGCTTGTCTTTGGTGCTGCTTAATTTGCTTTTTTGCAGCTTGACTGCCGTGTTCTGTGCTCTGCTCTAAAACTTATGTTCTGTGTTTACTGCAAGGCCTTTGTGTTTAGGATCTTTGCAAGGCTTTTTTGGCTTCCCATTTACactaataactttttttatcaaaataaatatttaacttggaaagaaagaggaggagaagaataaaaaagcaaagaaaacttTCCTCTTTtcactcatttatttttctaaaatcaaatccAAGACCTTCAAAATTGgatcaattttatttaaaaaacctGTTTCTTCTCAATGGAAAGAACTGTGAAACCTGCACTAGTGTGGTGGTCACTCCAAAATATCTGATTTGGATACGATacgtttcattttattttattttattattataatttttttaaaattatatataaaatataataaataatttaatttttataaattataaaataaaaataatattttatttaatttttaacttttaatttttatctcgtCTCAAATCAGTATCATCTGATTCTTGAGTTCTTGGTAAGAAAACttttggggaaaaagaaaacaaaggtgaaaaaaatgaaactcgAACCTAACATGTCCATGTGTTGCCACAAAGCATCTTTGGTGTTCTAgattctagagagagagagagagagagcataggGATATATCCTGAGTTGCAGAGAAGTTGACTAGTGGACAAACATCTTGTCAGTTGTGTTGGGTTCCATTCCATTCAAACGCTTCTTCCTTTGTCTTTATTTGCCTTTGAGCAATGTTTCAATGCGTTCACTCTATATTTTAATTCACCAACTCTCTCATTTTGTTATTTAGTAGATGTACAGTCTTTTCTTCCCTAATTAGTAAATGTTCATTGAAAAACATCTCTCTTATTACCCcctaaaaaaaaagtactaagaGAAAAGCATAGAAAAAGGCTATTCTCTCACtaatcattctctcttttttaagtattttcaagtaattattttacttatcgaTCACGAATTAGTGCTTCTTGTGATTAATGATTACATTATTACAAGAGgataatataatataccatCTTGAATTATACATGATGAGATAAAAAGATCACTAACATGTTCCTCTCACATGAGTTTTTCTCGATCAAAttctagatataattttaaagtgtataaactacttatattttctttaaaaaaaaagtgaaatctgttattaaaaaattaaaattttatgtaaatttatacattttaaaaaaaaagaatatgcatGACTTGTAAATCttaagactgcaaatatcatttattaaaaatagattttactactaaatccattataataataaataattttgaaataattattctcTTTATCTAAACTTGTCATATCAATTagtataattaagaaaataaactaattataaaaaaataatttttaaataggtaataataaaaaaatgtagatgATATCAGCactattttcttaaaaaggaaaaaaaagaggtaTATTGGAAAGTGCATGGGACTGCCTATAAATTCAAAAGTTTTAAGGTGGAGTGTAGTTTTTTGAGTTTGGAGCTTTGCAATTTGCAAATGCCAAAGCAAAGCAAGACACATTTATCGTGAGgtgtgccatttttttttaattaatttaattttaaataaaccaACCAAGCAAGTGGGAGAGTTCATGATTATCCTATGAGGCGTCCCGCATGATagcatttattattttattcacatcGGAGACTATAAACAACAATAAAACGAGCCAATTAACGTCGTCTCTCCGCAGTACTATATATTCAATTTGGgcgttttggtttttcttcactctatctctctctctctctctctctctctctgtgagacACCCACCTGGGATGTTCCCTCTGCAAGCGTAGACATTGTACAAACTTGTACATGGATGCATGCTGGTGATGATTTCCTTTCCTCCtcaaagaaaaagtgaggaCCAAAGTCTTGGAACCAAGAGTCTATTTCCTATTTCTCAAAGACTCAATCCTCCTTACATAGTTCAGATTCAGATCAAGTAAGTCTCActctgatttttctttcattttattgaCCTTCAATGTCTGTTCCTCCTTATATGTCTTGCTTTTACGTTTGGGGACCACTTGAGGGGGTTCATGATAAGAACATTGAGTTTcttttttgaagattttcatTCTTAATTTATGAGGTTTTTTGGGCTTCGATAAGAACACTGAGTTTCTTGCATGCAGAccctttcctttgtttttcttgtttttctaatttttatcacCTTCTCGGGTTCTGGTGTTGTAATGCGATGATCTTGTATGGTATTATTAGTTATTTGATTTTATggtaattaaaagtattattttttccaTCCATAATATTCCAGTACACTGgtttctttgtttcttgaatACAAAGCAAATTAATCTGGGCATTTAAGGGGAGCAATTTGTGGGTCAATCTTTTTGGGCTTGAGTTGCGAGTTTTGGGTTTccgaggggaaaaaaaagagagtagtgggtttagggtttcgaagGAATTGGTCCTTGAAGGCTAGAGCTATGCCCTTTCTTTTTGCATGCAACGGATTCATCACCTTTTCTTCTGAGAATGAGTATGGGTAAGGGGATTCACTGTCTATGGATCGTCTGAATATGTTTTGGCTCTTAATACTACGAAATTTTTGGAAGGTTCATGGTTTCTGGGGTGATTTTCAAGGGATTTTGAATTCTGAATGTaatgattttctattttttttttattccttttaataGGTTCAGGGTTATATAAATTATCTGGTGAAATGGATGCTATAGCTCTGCTCCATGCATGCCTACATATGCTTTTGCACGAAATATATCGTGGATTTATACTTATAAGAAAAATCCAGTAAAGATTTCTATCCATTATTCTCTTGTCTTTGaagtattttgaaatatatgtaGAGTGTATTTTGCATGTGATCTAATTATTTGAAGGTTTTTAGATAATCTGAGCTCTGATGAAATGCTGGGTGGTTTGAACTTTCGATTGGGATTTTCAGGTTTCTGATTATTTGGGCAGTATTGAAGATTGGTTCAGCAGCTTACGGAGATAAGTTTGAGAGTCTTCATAGTTGTTGCTATAGGCATTTGAGTTTGGGATTGGAATGATTATATTAACTGAGAGTTAGCGGATGGGGATCGAGACAATGGGGTCTCAAGGTGTGGGAGATAGTAATGGAAAACAGTCGGAATTCCAGCCATTGGTGCGACAAAACTCAATGTACGGTCTTACACTCGATGAGGTTCAAAATCAGTTAGGTGACTTGGGGAAGCCACTTAGCAGCATGAACCTTGACGAGCttctaaaaaatgtttggaCTGCTGAGGCCAACCAGTCCACAGGTATGGACATTGAGGGCACAGCACAGGCCAATCAAACTACACTGCAGCATCAGGCTAGCCTGTCATTAACTAGTGCTCTGAGCAAGAAGACAGTGGATGAGGTTTGGAGAGATATTCAGCAAAGTAAAAATAACGAGGAAAAGAAATCTCGGGAGCGGCAGCCTACTTTGGGAGAGATGACATTGGAGGATTTCTTGGTGAGAGCAGGAGTTGTGGCTGAAACATCTTCAGAGAAAAAAGGTGCTGGTCCTGTCGTGGTTGATCAGAATGTAGCCCCACAGTTTCCACAGCAAGGTCAGTGGATGCAGTATCCACCACAACAATATCAACATCCACAACAAGGTATGATGGGGGTTTACATGCCCGGCCAGCCTATACCACAGCCACTGCACATTGGGGCTGGTGCTGTGATGGATGTTGCATATTCGGAGAATCAGGTAGCATTATCTTCACCTTTGATGGGAACCTTGTCGGACACACAGATGTCTGGTAGGAAAAGAGGCATCCCAGAGGACATGATCGAGAGGACTGTTGAGAGAAGGCAGAAGAGGATGATCAAGAACCGAGAATCTGCTGCCCGTTCACGAGCAAGGAAGCAGGTTGGCTCTCAAAAGTGTTGGTTATTTCTGATTCCTTGAATTGTTTCTTTGCCTTTTCCAGTTTTTTATTGTGTTGATTTTCCAATGACCCGAAAGATAACAATGTAAACAGGCTTACACTAATGAACTGGAGAACAAAGTTTCACGTctggaagaggaaaatgaaCTGCTCCGGAAACGGAAGGTTAGGTTCTTCATTTGAGATATTGAGctgttgtttgtttttattttctttaatacctTACTGTGTCAAAAGCGTGTCTTCTCTACTGatgattgaaagaaaattaGAGTTTTTCGAAGCATTGATATGTGGTACAGGTTGTGGGTATGTCTGATGCATGTTAAGATTACAACTTTAAATGAGTACTACACATTATGGTGGAGAGATGATAgcaattaaaaatagaatatttcatatataataacattctGTTATACCGTTAAACATGATATAGTTATTTTGTATTAGTTTAATCACTCgagcatttttcttatttatatgttaacaaaaatataataaatcctTCATGCGACCCtgttataattgtaaatttgtagGCTAATTTATGCTGAAAAAGGGGTCATATCCAAACATTGAAGGTCTATCTGATACTCATTCAAGAATACCTCCCTCTTGATCTCTTCTCGGGATCTCACTGTCGACCTAGCAGTGTTGGATATGCTATTGAAATTCGAAGTGGAAGAttcttattttctatctttggaTTCATTGATGGTGTACCCTAAACATACTGGAAAGTTTTATATCATATTCGGATTTACGTACTGCTTAGTCATAGATCATCTTACAAGCAGTTCCTATTTGATTTCTTGTCTTGAAGATGAGAaacactatttattttttttacacaaatctttttacttaaaaaaaaaacaattgtttTTAGACAAGGCTCAGTAAGCAACAGACAAGGGCATTTTTTCCTTTAGCAGATTAAACAGTTTCATCTACATGGCTGTTTAACACCCACTCAGGCGCACTATCTATGAGTGTTGGAGACCTAATTTACTACTCCATTTTGGAACTGGgtggattattttttaaacaccaATAGCTTGGTGgagatgagaaattttaatatgaGCGTTGGAGGATCAATTGGCTAGTTAGAAATGACTGAAATTTTTAGTCATGGTTCTTTGGACCAAACCTGGACTCCTGCTCTCTTAAACAAGTGTAGGGTGGGCCATAGACTCAATCTTGTAGGAGTGCACGGTTTAGCAACTGAGTTTTgtaagatttataattttataccaTACATGTGTCTTAACATTTTGTAAGATCAATGggctagattttcatattttcttgtatacttcctgtatagcttggactatgcctattcCTAATGACAATTTCATGTCtctaaaattactttttttcttgttttgccTAGGGAAGAAATTAGGAGcctggggaaaaaaaaactggaaGAAGGATGtttaaacccccccccccccccgcgagAGTGATgctttttttctcccttcttaACTTTGGGGGGAGggatggtaattttttttttataagtaggggAGGGATGGTAATTAGGAGGCCGACTTTTCTTCTCTATCCTCTTTGCTTCCACCTCCTCTCAAAATTCATTGTCCATATATGCAGGGGCACAGAGGGGCCTTGGCACTCCTATCactccaaaattttgaaaaaaaaaaagtttataggaggttttaattaatttcctcacATTGCTCCCCCTAAAATCAGTTCCacccaacaaaagaaaaataaaatccctaAAAAAACTGCTTCCTGGCTTCGTGCATATATGTATATGGTATCATGTCACAGGTGGATTTTTTTATCACTCAATTTTCAGTTGGAAATTTGATGATGTATTCTTacctgtcaaaaaaaaaaaaaaaaggaattgatGATGTATTCCTGAGTTTTTGGCATCATAACTCCACAAGTTTTGGGAGACTGTCAACTTATTGTTGTTTTTAACTCTAAACCTGTTAGGTAATTTTGTTACATTGGCATTATCATTTAGCTATTACAATGGGAAGTAGAGGTCTTGTTGTTTGGCTCACGGTTTACTTGACAAGAACCTGTGGGAGACAACATCCTCCTTTTAATTCTTCTGAAGGGCaaccttaatttctttttcaaaatataatttaaagaatcTGTCATACTCGTGAATAAAGGAAAAAGGGCTGTGTggtggttttatttattttattctttttctggCAGTGTGGTAAGTTTATGAGGCTGGTTTTGTTTAACAAAATTCAGAACCAAGCTGATATTATGTTTAACTTTGAACTCATGTAAG contains:
- the LOC109012797 gene encoding ABSCISIC ACID-INSENSITIVE 5-like protein 2, with protein sequence MGIETMGSQGVGDSNGKQSEFQPLVRQNSMYGLTLDEVQNQLGDLGKPLSSMNLDELLKNVWTAEANQSTGMDIEGTAQANQTTLQHQASLSLTSALSKKTVDEVWRDIQQSKNNEEKKSRERQPTLGEMTLEDFLVRAGVVAETSSEKKGAGPVVVDQNVAPQFPQQGQWMQYPPQQYQHPQQGMMGVYMPGQPIPQPLHIGAGAVMDVAYSENQVALSSPLMGTLSDTQMSGRKRGIPEDMIERTVERRQKRMIKNRESAARSRARKQAYTNELENKVSRLEEENELLRKRKELEKMLPSVPPPEPRYQLRRTSSAPI